The following coding sequences are from one Methanofastidiosum sp. window:
- a CDS encoding PAS domain S-box protein: SFNLSNSINRKQKITFIIAIFITWIANLIHLSRIIISPVDFTSVSFSLMGAVLLIGITKYQLLDIVPIAYQNVFKNMNDSFIVLSRLNQIVEINPAMEKTLGLESSKVCGKKLEQISDMWPELNKEYLNLSSKNHTNKTNLVKGTKIFEMDLSNIYDSNNFFIGYLIALHDITNRK, encoded by the coding sequence AATCCTTCAATTTATCTAACTCAATCAATAGAAAGCAAAAAATAACATTTATAATTGCAATATTCATAACTTGGATAGCAAATTTGATACATCTGTCCAGAATAATTATCTCGCCCGTAGACTTTACTTCAGTTTCTTTTTCCCTAATGGGGGCTGTCTTGCTAATTGGAATAACAAAGTACCAATTGTTGGACATAGTGCCCATAGCTTACCAAAATGTTTTTAAAAATATGAACGATTCTTTTATAGTTTTAAGCAGACTTAATCAAATTGTTGAAATAAACCCTGCCATGGAAAAAACTCTTGGATTAGAAAGTAGCAAGGTCTGTGGAAAAAAGTTAGAACAGATTTCAGATATGTGGCCTGAACTTAACAAAGAATATCTTAATTTATCTTCTAAAAATCATACCAATAAAACTAATTTAGTTAAAGGAACTAAGATTTTTGAAATGGACCTCTCAAATATATATGATTCTAATAATTTTTTTATTGGATACCTCATTGCTCTGCATGACATAACTAATCGTAAATAA